The Bacillota bacterium DNA window ATCCTCAAGCGGCGTAAATTCTTCTTTTTTTCTGGTCTCGTCGTTATATATCTTCATTTAAAACTCCATTCACCGCTAAGAAGCTTTGCGGTTGCCGCCTCTTGCCGGCGAGCGGCGCGCCTAATATCTAACAATTTTATTTGCTTTCGCCTATTACGCTCCAGTTATTTTTAAGATAATCATACCCGCTGTAAGCGGTAACCAATGTGGCCGCAAGCAGAACATATACGCCTATTTCAAAAGGAGCGCTGACATAATCTGCAATTATCACTATTATAATAGCTAATATCTGCATTGTTGTTTTTATTTTTCCCCAGCTGCTTGCCGCAATAACAACAGATTTGCTTATAGCTACAATACGCAAAGAGGTTACAATAAATTCACGCGCTATTATTATCACCGCAAACCATACATTGCAAAGTCCGAGCTGAACAAGTCCAATAAGTGCTGCCGCGATCAGCAGCTTATCTGCCAGCGGATCAAGAAATTTACCCATCGTTGTTACAAGGTTGTATTTGCGTGCTACATACCCGTCAATCGAGTCGGACATAGCGGCAAGTGTAAATACAATAAGTGATACAACGCGGCTGTACGGGACGAAATCATACATTAAAAACAACAAAAATATAGGAACGAGAATTATTCGACCAATTGATATTTTATTCGGAAGGTTCATGTCAGTCCCTCACTTTACAATTGTATTTCGCCGAACAGATCATACTCCACAACTTGCGTTATTAATACATCGATAAGTTTACCCTCTTCGAGCTTGCCCTTGCTTGTAAAAAACACTTTGCCGTCAACCTCAGGGGCGTCGGATGAAGTCCTCCCGAAAAACGTCTCGGCATATCTGTCATAGCCTTCAACAAGTACCTTCTGAACAGTGCCGACTTTTGAGGCATTTTTTTGATCCACAATACGTGCAGCCTCCTGTTCGATAATGTCTTTGCGGCGTTTTTTCTCATCCTCGCTCACATCATCTTTAAGCTGTGCTGCCGCAGTGCCTTCTTCAGGCGAAAAAGTAAATACGCCGACACGGTCAAACTCTGCAGTTTTGATGAACTCCACAAGCTCTTTAAAGTCACTTCGTGTTTCACCCGGAAAACCTGCAATGAATGTTGTCCTAATAACTGCTTCCGGCATAGACACCCGGATTTTTGATATAAGTTCTAATATGTCCGCTTTAGTCTGTCGCCTGTTCATAGCTTTAAGTATTTTATCGTTTGCGTGTTGAAGGGGTATATCGATATATTTTACGATTTTAGGCTCTTTAGCCATCACCTCAATAAGCTCGTCGCTGACTTCGTCCGGATAAACATACAATATCCTTATCCATTTGAGCCCTTCAATCTTACAGAGTTCGGTCAAAAGCTCCGGAAGGCGGCGGTGTCCATATAGATCGAGGCCGTATCTCGTTGTATCCTGTGCTATAATATTCAGCTCAAATACTCCGCTTTCCGCAAGTTTTTTAGCCTCGTCAACAAGCTCCTCAAACGGGCGGCTGATGTAATTTCCTCTTATAAGCGGAATCGCGCAGTAACTGCACCTGTTGTCGCAGCCGTCTGCGATTTTCAGATAAGCCGTATAAAAAGGAGTAGACAGCATACGGTCGCCGCCAAGACGGTATTCTGTTACTGGTTTAAAATCAGCATACTTTTCTTTTCCCTCAAGCGCCTTTTTAACTGCCTCTGCTATGTTTTCCTTGCTTGCTATGCCGACTACCGCGTCTATTTCAGGCATTTCTTTCAATATTTCATCCTGATATCGCTGTGCAAGGCACCCTGAAACGATCAGCGCCTTGATCCTGCCCTCTTCCTTTAGTTTTCCGATTTCAAGTATGTTTTCAATAGCCTCTTCCTTAGCCGCTTCAATAAACCCACAGGTATTGATTATGACAGCGTCAGCCTTTGAAGGCTCATTCTCTATCGTATATCCTGAATCTTTCAAAATAGCAAGCATAACCTCGGCATCTACCTGGTTTTTACTGCATCCGAGAGATATCATTGCGACTTTTCCGCTCATTTGGTTCTCCTT harbors:
- the pgsA gene encoding CDP-diacylglycerol--glycerol-3-phosphate 3-phosphatidyltransferase translates to MNLPNKISIGRIILVPIFLLFLMYDFVPYSRVVSLIVFTLAAMSDSIDGYVARKYNLVTTMGKFLDPLADKLLIAAALIGLVQLGLCNVWFAVIIIAREFIVTSLRIVAISKSVVIAASSWGKIKTTMQILAIIIVIIADYVSAPFEIGVYVLLAATLVTAYSGYDYLKNNWSVIGESK
- the rimO gene encoding 30S ribosomal protein S12 methylthiotransferase RimO — translated: MSGKVAMISLGCSKNQVDAEVMLAILKDSGYTIENEPSKADAVIINTCGFIEAAKEEAIENILEIGKLKEEGRIKALIVSGCLAQRYQDEILKEMPEIDAVVGIASKENIAEAVKKALEGKEKYADFKPVTEYRLGGDRMLSTPFYTAYLKIADGCDNRCSYCAIPLIRGNYISRPFEELVDEAKKLAESGVFELNIIAQDTTRYGLDLYGHRRLPELLTELCKIEGLKWIRILYVYPDEVSDELIEVMAKEPKIVKYIDIPLQHANDKILKAMNRRQTKADILELISKIRVSMPEAVIRTTFIAGFPGETRSDFKELVEFIKTAEFDRVGVFTFSPEEGTAAAQLKDDVSEDEKKRRKDIIEQEAARIVDQKNASKVGTVQKVLVEGYDRYAETFFGRTSSDAPEVDGKVFFTSKGKLEEGKLIDVLITQVVEYDLFGEIQL